A single region of the Phycisphaerae bacterium genome encodes:
- a CDS encoding NAD(P)H-hydrate dehydratase has product MSLQEVIEVPKLPARRIDSHKGDFGRVLVIGGSRGMIGAPALAANSALRGGAGLVTMALPECIQPFAATLAWCATSLPLPWGGQEGHIVKEALPVLIDEIVRQKKYEIVAIGPGLGPAECINDLVPGLVEADIPLVLDADALNNLARIDWTGMLAGKCVITPHPGEMARLIGRPIKQIQADRTAAALQAVKTMNGGRDANQAVCVLKGHRTVVTDGKRLYVNRTGNPGMASGGSGDVLTGLTAALLGQQLETFDAAVLAVYLHGLAADLAANDLSQPAMIAQDILTYLPQAFTQHLANS; this is encoded by the coding sequence ATGAGTCTGCAGGAAGTCATCGAAGTTCCCAAACTCCCAGCCCGCCGGATCGATTCGCATAAGGGCGACTTCGGCCGCGTGCTGGTCATCGGCGGCTCGCGAGGCATGATCGGCGCGCCGGCCCTGGCCGCCAACTCAGCCCTGCGCGGCGGGGCTGGATTGGTGACGATGGCATTGCCGGAGTGCATTCAACCCTTCGCCGCCACGCTCGCCTGGTGCGCCACGTCGCTGCCGCTGCCATGGGGCGGACAGGAAGGACACATCGTCAAGGAGGCGCTGCCCGTTCTCATTGACGAAATCGTGCGTCAAAAGAAGTATGAAATCGTGGCCATCGGTCCGGGCCTGGGTCCAGCCGAGTGCATTAACGACCTGGTCCCGGGACTGGTCGAGGCAGACATCCCGCTTGTGCTCGACGCCGACGCCTTGAACAACCTCGCCCGAATCGACTGGACCGGCATGCTGGCGGGCAAGTGCGTCATCACGCCGCATCCCGGCGAAATGGCCCGTCTGATCGGCAGACCGATCAAGCAGATCCAAGCGGACCGGACCGCGGCGGCTCTCCAAGCGGTGAAGACGATGAACGGCGGACGGGACGCCAACCAAGCGGTGTGCGTCCTGAAGGGCCATCGCACCGTGGTCACCGACGGCAAGCGGCTGTACGTCAACCGCACCGGCAATCCCGGCATGGCCTCGGGCGGATCCGGCGACGTGCTGACCGGCCTGACCGCCGCCCTCCTCGGCCAGCAACTGGAAACCTTCGACGCCGCCGTCCTGGCCGTCTATCTCCACGGACTCGCCGCGGATCTCGCCGCCAACGACCTCTCCCAACCGGCCATGATCGCCCAAGACATCCTCACCTACCTCCCGCAAGCATTCACACAACACCTCGCAAACTCCTGA
- the bamA gene encoding outer membrane protein assembly factor BamA — protein MSHPAHNSGKNTRRSWLIAAILVLAAAAPAALAQTESPAGPVAEIRITGNETLTDAYIRQQLRNVVEGQPATVEDIRKDVDLLKLTGKFADVYATSTAEDGKTIVTFTVVEKPLVQEVRFQGAKEIKRKDLLEAIGFDEGDFLDRYKVQAGAEAIAEQYREKGYTDVTVTVDEESLRQGVVAYNVIEGPRVRVREINFEGNVSIPDNRLKGQIQTRTYFPILRPGTYAEKQIEEDIAAIRTYYRKQGHLDVQVGRRLDYSPDREDLTVTFVVDEGPRYSINEIAVAGNQIYTTDQIMAAMALRQGSVLLLDRLEADQEAVRNLYHSTGFIYANVDAEYVYADQPATVNLAIQINEGDPYRVGRIIIRGNDKTQDRVVRRTLEVLPGEPFDMVEMKETERRLKETRLFSEVDITAIGEQPEERDALIQVEEAQTSWIIAGVGVSSNSGTLGNISIENWNFDLFDWPRTWGELFRGQAFKGAGQSLRFSVEPGTEMSRFRIDFREPYLLDRPLSLGWSAYLFDRERDDWDERRAGTILSLGKRFKKIWGVETGARFEGIDIDDINDGGFFGAFGAPEELLDVEGGNFLTSLKLSLVRDTTDSVWMPSRGNRSEVSWEQAGVFGGDFDFAKLYGQHSHYRTVRTDVFDRKTIWAANLGLGYIAGDVPVFERFYGGGIGSIRGFEFRGISPRAGGFFDDEGDIAIGGDFEVLVNNELSFPLYGKNLRGVLFLDQGTVEENISISSWRAAAGFGVRLTLDFFGPVPMAFNFAWPVLEEDEDETQVFSFTLGAAFR, from the coding sequence ATGTCACATCCGGCCCATAACAGCGGCAAAAACACTCGGCGTTCGTGGCTCATCGCGGCGATCCTCGTCCTGGCGGCGGCCGCTCCGGCCGCGCTGGCTCAGACCGAATCGCCCGCCGGTCCGGTGGCCGAAATCCGGATCACCGGCAACGAGACGCTCACCGACGCCTACATCCGCCAGCAGCTTCGCAACGTGGTGGAAGGCCAGCCGGCGACCGTCGAGGACATCCGCAAGGACGTCGATCTGCTCAAGCTCACCGGCAAGTTCGCCGACGTCTACGCCACCTCCACGGCCGAAGACGGCAAGACGATCGTGACCTTCACCGTGGTCGAGAAACCGCTGGTGCAGGAAGTCCGGTTCCAGGGCGCCAAGGAGATCAAGCGCAAGGACCTCCTGGAGGCGATCGGATTCGACGAGGGCGACTTCCTGGACCGCTACAAGGTCCAGGCCGGGGCCGAGGCAATCGCCGAGCAGTACCGCGAAAAGGGCTACACCGATGTGACCGTGACGGTGGACGAAGAATCGCTGCGCCAGGGCGTGGTCGCCTACAACGTCATCGAGGGGCCGCGGGTCCGCGTGCGGGAGATCAACTTCGAGGGCAACGTCTCGATCCCCGACAACCGCCTCAAGGGGCAGATCCAGACCCGCACCTACTTCCCGATCCTCCGGCCGGGAACCTACGCCGAGAAGCAGATCGAGGAGGACATCGCGGCGATCCGAACCTACTACCGCAAGCAGGGGCACCTCGACGTCCAGGTCGGCCGGCGACTCGACTACAGCCCGGACCGCGAGGACCTGACCGTCACGTTCGTGGTCGACGAGGGCCCGCGCTACAGCATCAACGAGATTGCGGTGGCGGGGAACCAGATCTACACCACCGATCAGATCATGGCCGCGATGGCTTTGCGGCAGGGATCGGTGCTGCTGCTCGATCGGCTCGAAGCCGATCAGGAGGCGGTTCGCAACCTGTACCACTCCACCGGGTTCATCTACGCCAACGTCGACGCCGAGTACGTCTACGCCGACCAGCCGGCCACCGTGAACCTGGCGATCCAGATCAATGAAGGCGATCCGTACCGCGTCGGCCGGATCATCATCCGCGGCAACGACAAGACCCAGGACCGGGTCGTCCGCCGGACCCTCGAGGTGCTTCCCGGCGAACCCTTCGACATGGTGGAGATGAAGGAGACCGAGCGCCGCCTGAAGGAAACCCGCCTGTTCAGCGAGGTGGACATCACGGCCATCGGCGAACAGCCGGAGGAACGCGACGCCCTGATCCAGGTCGAAGAGGCGCAGACGAGCTGGATCATCGCGGGCGTCGGCGTCAGCTCCAACAGCGGAACGCTGGGCAACATCAGCATCGAAAACTGGAACTTCGACCTGTTCGACTGGCCGCGCACGTGGGGCGAGTTGTTCCGCGGCCAGGCGTTCAAGGGCGCCGGCCAGTCGCTGCGGTTCTCAGTCGAGCCGGGCACGGAAATGTCGCGGTTTCGCATCGACTTCCGCGAACCCTACCTGCTCGATCGTCCGCTGTCGCTCGGCTGGAGCGCGTACCTGTTCGATCGTGAGCGGGACGACTGGGATGAACGGCGGGCCGGAACCATCCTGAGCCTGGGCAAGCGGTTCAAGAAAATCTGGGGCGTCGAGACGGGCGCCCGGTTCGAGGGAATCGACATCGACGACATCAACGACGGCGGCTTCTTCGGGGCGTTCGGAGCGCCCGAGGAACTGCTCGACGTCGAGGGCGGCAACTTCCTGACCTCGCTGAAGCTCTCGCTGGTCCGCGACACCACCGACAGCGTCTGGATGCCCTCGCGCGGCAACCGCAGCGAAGTGTCGTGGGAGCAGGCGGGCGTCTTCGGCGGTGATTTCGACTTCGCCAAGCTCTACGGCCAGCACTCCCACTACCGCACCGTCCGCACGGATGTGTTCGACCGCAAGACCATCTGGGCGGCCAACCTGGGCCTCGGCTACATCGCCGGCGACGTCCCGGTCTTCGAGCGGTTCTACGGCGGCGGCATCGGTTCGATCCGCGGTTTTGAATTCCGCGGGATCAGCCCGCGGGCCGGCGGGTTCTTCGACGACGAGGGCGACATCGCGATCGGCGGCGACTTCGAGGTCCTGGTCAACAACGAGCTGAGTTTTCCGCTCTACGGCAAGAACCTTCGCGGCGTCCTGTTCCTCGACCAGGGCACGGTGGAGGAGAACATCTCGATCTCCTCGTGGCGCGCCGCGGCGGGATTTGGCGTCCGGCTGACCCTCGACTTCTTCGGTCCGGTGCCGATGGCGTTCAACTTCGCCTGGCCGGTCCTCGAAGAAGACGAAGACGAAACGCAGGTCTTCAGCTTCACGCTCGGCGCCGCGTTCCGGTAA
- the glmS gene encoding glutamine--fructose-6-phosphate transaminase (isomerizing), which produces MCGIVGYVGNKAAAATLIEGLKRLEYRGYDSAGLALIDDGQLLVAKACGRIMNLEKKITDQHRQARLGIAHTRWATHGAPTEVNAHPHLDGPGRIAVVHNGIIENYAALKTYLQSQGLEFSSDTDTEVLAKMIGHFYRGDLEQAVRSALREVQGTYGLAVICGEHPDTIVAARKGSPLIIGIGRDEYVIASDASAIIEHTNQVVYLADGEIAVVSPGKFRTTTLDALPVTHDVQQVEWDLEQIELDGYEHFMLKEIFEQPDSLRMCMRGRVNLREGAVTLGGIANFTRELARAKRFIFTACGTAWHAGLIGEYLFEQIARLPAETEYASEFRYRNPIIDDGTIICAISQSGETADTLAALREAREKGALALGVVNAVGSTIARETDAGVYLHAGPEIGVASTKAFTCQITVLAMMAAYLGRRRHLSQTQFHEFITELAAIPDKLDRVLAQADKIQAVARQLAECENWLYLGRGYNYPVALEGALKIKEISYVHAEGMPAAEMKHGPIALVKPGMPSVFIATKSSHYDKIIGNIEEVRARGGTIVAVVTEGEKNLLEKCQHVFTVPATIEPLEPLLTALPLQLLAYYVGIARGCNVDKPRNLAKSVTVE; this is translated from the coding sequence ATGTGTGGAATCGTCGGTTACGTCGGGAACAAAGCGGCTGCGGCAACTCTCATCGAGGGGCTAAAACGGCTCGAATATCGCGGGTATGACTCGGCGGGGCTGGCTCTGATCGACGACGGCCAGCTTCTGGTGGCCAAGGCCTGCGGCCGGATCATGAACCTGGAAAAGAAGATCACCGACCAGCACCGTCAAGCCCGGCTTGGCATCGCCCACACCCGCTGGGCCACGCACGGGGCTCCTACCGAAGTCAACGCCCATCCGCACCTGGACGGTCCCGGCCGGATCGCGGTGGTCCACAACGGCATCATCGAGAACTACGCCGCCCTCAAGACCTACCTCCAGAGTCAGGGCCTGGAGTTCTCCAGCGATACGGATACCGAGGTCCTGGCCAAGATGATCGGCCACTTCTACCGGGGCGACCTGGAGCAGGCGGTCCGGTCGGCCCTGCGCGAGGTCCAGGGCACCTACGGCCTGGCCGTGATCTGCGGCGAGCATCCCGATACGATCGTGGCCGCCCGCAAGGGTTCGCCGCTGATCATCGGGATCGGACGCGACGAATACGTGATCGCCTCGGACGCCTCGGCCATCATCGAGCACACCAACCAGGTGGTGTATCTGGCCGACGGTGAAATCGCGGTGGTCTCGCCCGGCAAGTTCCGCACCACCACGCTCGACGCCCTGCCGGTGACCCATGACGTTCAACAGGTCGAATGGGACCTCGAACAGATCGAACTCGACGGCTACGAGCACTTCATGCTCAAGGAAATCTTCGAGCAGCCGGACTCGCTGCGCATGTGCATGCGCGGCCGGGTCAACCTGCGCGAAGGCGCGGTCACCCTCGGCGGGATCGCCAACTTCACCCGCGAACTGGCGCGGGCCAAGCGGTTCATCTTCACCGCGTGCGGCACCGCGTGGCACGCCGGGCTGATCGGCGAGTACCTCTTCGAGCAGATCGCGCGGCTGCCCGCTGAGACCGAGTACGCCAGCGAATTCCGCTACCGCAACCCGATCATCGACGACGGCACGATCATCTGCGCGATCAGCCAGTCGGGTGAGACAGCCGACACGCTGGCCGCCCTGCGCGAGGCCCGGGAGAAAGGCGCCCTGGCCCTGGGCGTCGTCAACGCCGTCGGCTCGACGATCGCCCGCGAGACCGACGCCGGCGTCTACCTGCACGCGGGTCCCGAGATCGGCGTGGCCAGCACCAAGGCATTCACGTGCCAGATCACCGTGCTGGCGATGATGGCCGCGTATCTGGGCCGCCGCCGGCACCTCTCGCAGACGCAGTTCCACGAGTTCATCACCGAGCTGGCCGCCATCCCGGACAAGCTCGATCGCGTGCTGGCCCAGGCGGACAAGATCCAAGCCGTGGCCAGACAGCTCGCCGAGTGCGAAAACTGGCTGTACCTCGGCCGCGGATACAACTACCCCGTCGCCCTCGAAGGGGCGCTGAAGATCAAGGAAATCAGCTACGTCCACGCCGAGGGAATGCCCGCCGCTGAGATGAAGCACGGGCCGATCGCCCTGGTCAAGCCGGGCATGCCGTCGGTGTTCATCGCCACCAAGTCGAGCCACTACGACAAGATCATCGGCAACATCGAGGAGGTCAGGGCTCGCGGCGGGACCATCGTCGCGGTGGTCACCGAGGGCGAGAAGAACCTGCTCGAAAAATGCCAGCACGTCTTCACCGTGCCGGCGACCATCGAGCCGCTCGAACCGCTGCTGACCGCCCTGCCGCTGCAGTTGCTGGCCTACTACGTCGGCATCGCCCGCGGCTGCAACGTCGATAAGCCGCGCAACCTGGCCAAGAGCGTGACCGTCGAATAG
- a CDS encoding cyclodeaminase/cyclohydrolase family protein, whose amino-acid sequence MQYAGESLTKFLDDLAAKQETPGGGSAAAVAGALAAGLGSMVCQYTVGKKKYADVEDRIREILQRCDNARKQFLQLMQDDIDVFQNKVAAAYKMPKDTAEQKQARENAISQAAEAALEPPMNIARLANDLLGDMKELAEKGNAMLVSDVGVAVEMLHAAHRSAWFNLEINLQSIADKTNEARLRREVVELGRGFASNVKAAIDAVHHRLHEMQH is encoded by the coding sequence ATGCAGTACGCCGGTGAATCTCTGACAAAGTTCCTCGACGACCTGGCCGCCAAGCAGGAAACCCCCGGTGGCGGCAGCGCAGCCGCGGTGGCCGGCGCCCTGGCGGCGGGCCTCGGTTCAATGGTCTGCCAGTACACCGTCGGCAAAAAGAAGTACGCCGACGTCGAAGACCGGATCCGCGAAATCCTCCAGCGTTGCGACAACGCCCGCAAGCAGTTCCTGCAACTCATGCAGGATGACATCGACGTATTCCAGAACAAGGTCGCTGCGGCCTACAAGATGCCCAAAGACACCGCCGAACAGAAACAGGCCCGCGAAAACGCCATCAGCCAGGCCGCGGAAGCCGCCCTGGAGCCGCCGATGAACATCGCCCGCCTCGCCAACGACCTGTTGGGCGACATGAAGGAACTGGCCGAAAAGGGCAACGCCATGCTCGTATCGGACGTGGGCGTGGCGGTCGAAATGCTCCACGCCGCCCACCGCAGCGCCTGGTTCAATCTCGAGATCAACCTCCAGTCGATCGCCGACAAGACCAACGAAGCCCGTCTCCGCCGGGAGGTGGTCGAACTCGGCCGCGGTTTTGCCTCAAACGTCAAGGCCGCCATCGACGCGGTTCACCATCGCCTCCACGAAATGCAGCATTAG
- a CDS encoding pyridoxamine 5'-phosphate oxidase family protein: protein MDPEAFARAVELADNLGYILVASADEDGQPHVAAARSVQATDQDHVTIESWFCPSTLENVDANPRVSLIAWDPTTDRGYQMTGMVENIVNKAVMDGYGPDIKLDTPLPQADYQLIVRVKEILEFTHEPHQDISL, encoded by the coding sequence ATGGACCCGGAAGCTTTTGCCCGCGCGGTCGAACTGGCGGACAATCTCGGCTACATCCTGGTCGCCTCAGCCGATGAAGACGGCCAGCCGCATGTGGCCGCGGCCCGGAGTGTTCAGGCAACCGACCAGGATCACGTTACGATCGAATCCTGGTTCTGCCCATCGACGTTGGAGAACGTCGACGCCAACCCGCGGGTCAGCCTGATCGCATGGGATCCGACCACGGACCGGGGATATCAGATGACCGGAATGGTGGAGAACATCGTCAACAAAGCCGTCATGGACGGCTACGGCCCCGACATCAAGCTGGACACCCCGCTGCCCCAGGCCGACTACCAGTTGATCGTGCGGGTCAAGGAGATCCTGGAATTCACGCACGAACCCCATCAGGACATCTCGCTATGA
- a CDS encoding transporter, producing MNSRRAPTNGQLPARRVHPLPRRAAECFRAMDPQLKILYFFIDLVLPLAIGYLLRRFRVLKMAVFDRVMLANLVVFVTALTLFSLWNLDLRVRYVWLPVLGVLMQLLAGAVGFLMVRGQRLKPIDEGSFLISAMLSNRGVVGVLSLFVLFGETGYAYAQMIMLLAPVVTYAFCFPLAGWYRHAEQAETGTRPSLWAALVNVTQIPTLAVVAGLALSAADVPRPEAIATVFPFLVHLTAWLFGVPLGYSLEFSEIGRYWKNIGSLSLIKFIITPAAVYGLAVLLGFSGIPLACLVILSCSPTAINAVIVAKLQGLNVHLSMSAFVLTTVVYLAVVLPILFLIFAA from the coding sequence GTGAATTCCCGACGTGCGCCGACAAACGGCCAGTTGCCGGCACGCCGTGTGCACCCGCTTCCACGCCGCGCCGCCGAGTGTTTCAGGGCCATGGACCCGCAGCTTAAAATCCTCTACTTTTTCATTGACCTGGTCTTGCCCCTGGCGATCGGGTATCTGCTGCGCCGGTTCCGCGTGCTGAAGATGGCGGTGTTCGACCGGGTCATGCTCGCCAACCTGGTCGTGTTCGTCACCGCGCTGACGCTCTTTAGCCTGTGGAACCTCGACCTTCGGGTGCGGTACGTATGGCTCCCGGTGCTCGGCGTCCTGATGCAACTGCTGGCGGGCGCGGTCGGGTTTCTGATGGTCAGAGGCCAGAGGCTCAAGCCGATCGATGAAGGCAGTTTCCTGATCTCGGCGATGCTCTCGAACCGCGGCGTCGTCGGAGTCCTGTCGCTGTTCGTCCTCTTCGGCGAGACCGGCTACGCCTACGCCCAGATGATCATGCTGTTGGCGCCGGTGGTCACCTACGCCTTCTGCTTCCCGTTGGCGGGATGGTATCGGCACGCCGAACAGGCGGAAACGGGCACACGTCCAAGCCTGTGGGCGGCCCTGGTCAACGTCACCCAGATCCCGACGCTGGCCGTGGTGGCCGGACTGGCTCTGAGCGCGGCCGACGTACCGCGGCCCGAGGCGATCGCGACCGTCTTCCCGTTCCTGGTCCACCTGACCGCGTGGCTGTTCGGCGTCCCGCTGGGCTATTCGCTGGAGTTCTCCGAAATCGGCCGGTACTGGAAGAACATCGGCAGCCTCTCGTTGATCAAGTTTATCATCACGCCGGCCGCGGTCTATGGCCTCGCCGTGCTGCTCGGTTTCTCGGGAATTCCTTTGGCGTGTCTGGTGATCCTCTCCTGCTCCCCTACCGCCATCAACGCGGTCATCGTCGCGAAGCTCCAAGGCCTCAACGTGCACCTCTCGATGTCGGCGTTCGTGCTGACCACGGTGGTGTACCTGGCGGTCGTACTGCCGATCCTGTTCCTGATCTTCGCGGCGTAA
- the pyrE gene encoding orotate phosphoribosyltransferase codes for MEQTNMDPLARQIKDAAYLEGEFTLRSGQKSNYYLDKYLFETQPAILRELGKRFEAFVTPEVDLIAGAELGGVPLAAAVAMQTGKPFVIVRNKKKDYGTAKPYEGPDPQGKTILLVEDIATTGGQVIEAAKTLTELGAKIRMIVATIDRLQGARENIEKEGFAFDTIFTKADLGIA; via the coding sequence ATGGAGCAAACGAACATGGACCCACTGGCCCGACAGATCAAGGACGCTGCATACCTCGAAGGCGAGTTCACCCTCCGCAGCGGACAGAAGAGCAACTACTACCTCGACAAGTACCTCTTCGAGACCCAGCCGGCGATTCTGCGCGAGCTGGGCAAGCGTTTCGAGGCGTTCGTTACACCGGAGGTCGACCTGATCGCCGGCGCCGAACTCGGCGGCGTGCCGCTGGCCGCCGCGGTGGCCATGCAGACCGGCAAGCCCTTCGTGATCGTCCGCAATAAGAAAAAGGACTACGGCACCGCCAAACCCTACGAAGGGCCGGACCCTCAGGGCAAGACGATCCTGCTGGTCGAGGACATCGCGACCACCGGCGGACAGGTCATCGAGGCGGCCAAAACGCTGACCGAGTTGGGCGCGAAGATCAGAATGATCGTCGCCACCATCGACCGCCTCCAGGGCGCCCGCGAAAACATCGAAAAAGAAGGCTTCGCCTTCGACACGATCTTCACAAAGGCGGATCTGGGCATCGCGTGA
- a CDS encoding adenylosuccinate lyase yields MAGSDFSRYVSPLTTRSASEAMVRLFSDQRKFSTWRRLWLALAEAEKQLGLDIPQTALDQMAKHLDDIDFDAVREYEKKTRHDVMANIHAFGDRAPAAKGIIHLGATSCFVGDNAELIIMREAGRMICRYLANIVDRLGKFAAAHRNLPTLGFTHYQPAQVTTVGKRASLWCYDFLLDLENLERALDDLPFRSVKGTTGTQASFLALFDGDKQKVRRLEKLVAKTMGFDRVVPVCGQTYTRKFDAFLVSALANVAASAHKFANDVRLLCNLKEIEEPFEKTQVGSSAMAYKRNPMRSERITGLARFVISLTTSAFQTHAEQWFERTLDDSSNRRLVLAESFLAVDGILNIVLNVADGLVVNRKVIEADLRRELPFMATEEIMMAAVKAGGDRQDIHERIRQHSHEAARQVKEFGCENDLIERLKADPAFAGIDFKQLMDPKRYVGMAPDQVTDFIKTHVAPIRRRYRKSLGAEGVVNV; encoded by the coding sequence GCTCTGGCTGGCCCTGGCCGAAGCCGAGAAACAGCTTGGCCTGGACATCCCGCAGACCGCCCTCGACCAGATGGCCAAACACCTCGACGACATTGACTTCGACGCCGTTCGCGAATACGAGAAGAAGACCCGCCACGACGTGATGGCCAACATCCACGCCTTCGGCGACCGCGCGCCCGCCGCCAAGGGCATCATCCACCTCGGCGCGACAAGCTGCTTTGTCGGCGACAACGCCGAACTGATCATCATGCGCGAAGCCGGCCGGATGATCTGCCGGTATCTGGCCAACATCGTGGACCGGCTCGGCAAGTTCGCGGCCGCCCACAGGAACCTGCCGACCCTGGGCTTTACCCACTATCAGCCGGCCCAGGTCACTACCGTCGGCAAGCGGGCCAGCCTCTGGTGCTACGACTTCCTGCTCGACCTGGAAAACCTCGAGCGGGCCCTCGACGACCTGCCGTTCCGCAGCGTCAAGGGCACCACCGGCACCCAGGCCAGCTTCCTGGCCCTTTTCGACGGCGACAAACAGAAGGTCCGCCGGCTCGAAAAGCTCGTGGCCAAGACGATGGGCTTCGACCGGGTCGTGCCGGTCTGCGGCCAGACCTACACCCGCAAGTTCGATGCGTTTCTCGTTTCAGCCCTGGCCAACGTCGCCGCCTCCGCCCACAAGTTTGCCAATGACGTCCGGCTGCTGTGCAACCTCAAGGAGATCGAGGAGCCGTTCGAAAAGACCCAGGTCGGCTCGTCGGCGATGGCCTACAAGCGCAACCCGATGCGCTCGGAACGGATCACCGGCCTGGCCCGGTTCGTGATCAGCCTGACCACCTCAGCGTTCCAGACCCACGCCGAGCAGTGGTTCGAGCGCACGCTCGACGACTCGTCGAACCGCCGACTGGTGCTCGCTGAGTCGTTCCTGGCGGTCGACGGCATCCTCAATATCGTGTTGAACGTCGCGGACGGTCTGGTGGTCAACCGCAAGGTGATCGAAGCCGACCTCCGGCGGGAGTTGCCGTTTATGGCCACCGAAGAGATCATGATGGCCGCGGTCAAAGCCGGCGGCGATCGCCAGGACATCCACGAACGAATCCGCCAGCACTCGCACGAAGCGGCCCGGCAGGTCAAGGAGTTCGGCTGCGAGAATGACCTGATCGAACGCCTCAAGGCCGATCCCGCGTTTGCGGGCATTGACTTCAAGCAGTTGATGGACCCGAAACGCTACGTCGGCATGGCCCCCGACCAGGTAACCGATTTCATCAAAACCCACGTCGCCCCCATCCGCCGCCGATACCGGAAATCCCTCGGGGCCGAGGGCGTGGTCAACGTCTAA